The Xiphophorus maculatus strain JP 163 A chromosome 23, X_maculatus-5.0-male, whole genome shotgun sequence genome contains a region encoding:
- the LOC111606905 gene encoding uncharacterized protein LOC111606905, whose amino-acid sequence MLAEGFLRLMCYREERKFATALKRKGYQTSTRCADPLICSASEPNFVNPQIHLAKEESNQEELDPNKPQGLRVVSELPGLLIPGCSPAAALPPICIEDCSLLEHYPDLQVADSGRISHNLPRAVANQEDFHFQPNEACLQTEAKLESIPDQGYLVMGASENISLDLPGLEPMSNSVLNGLLEKQLEEVYMQHLTDNLARCDSHFGHSLLHGLVPPPQPGCQSHGSYSLEASLEEGSGGDSGDKISYLNTHNLAPCSSTFSSPMLRISEVDNPQLQGNNPSK is encoded by the exons ATGTTGGCTGAAGGTTTTCTCAGATTGATGTGCTACAGGGAGGAGAGAAAGTTCGCCACAGCTTTAAAAAGGAAAGGGTATCAGACGAGCACGCGATGTGCCGATCCGCTCATCTGTTCTGCCTCTGAGCCGAACTTTGTCAACCCACAGATACATTTGGCCAAAGAAG AGTCAAACCAGGAAGAGCTGGACCCCAACAAGCCCCAGGGACTGAGAGTTGTGTCTGAGCTTCCAGGCCTCCTGATTCCTGGGTGTTCGCCGGCAGCCGCCCTCCCACCCATCTGCATCGAAGACTGCAGCCTCCTGGAGCATTACCCAGACCTGCAGGTGGCCGACTCGGGCCGCATCTCACACAACCTCCCCAGAGCCGTGGCCAACCAAGAGGACTTTCACTTTCAGCCTAACGAGGCGTGCCTCCAAACGGAGGCCAAACTGGAGTCCATCCCAGACCAGGGGTACCTGGTGATGGGGGCAAGCGAAAACATCAGCTTGGATCTGCCCGGCTTGGAGCCCATGTCCAACTCTGTGTTGAATGGGCTGCTGGAGAAACAGCTGGAGGAGGTTTACATGCAACACCTGACTGACAACTTGGCCCGATGCGACTCCCACTTCGGACACAGCCTCCTTCACGGCCTGGTGCCGCCACCGCAGCCCGGTTGCCAGTCGCACGGGTCGTACTCACTGGAGGCCAGTCTGGAGGAAGGATCCGGGGGAGACAGTGGCGATAAAATTAGTTATCTGAACACCCATAACTTAGCGCCCTGCTCATCCACCTTCAGCTCTCCTATGCTGAGGATTTCAGAGGTGGACAATCCTCAGCTTCAAGGGAACAATCcatcaaagtaa
- the sh3bgrl gene encoding SH3 domain-binding glutamic acid-rich-like protein isoform X3 produces MGFLAANKIEYEECDIAANEANRKWMRENVPEESRPATGNPLPPQIFNEEKYCGNYEAFFDAREDNAVYAFLGLTAPPGSKEAEAQAKKAQQ; encoded by the exons ATGGGCTTCCTGGCGGCCAATAAGATCGAGTACGAGGAGTGCGACATCGCGGCCAACGAGGCCAACAGGAAGTGGATGAGGGAGAACGTACCGGAGGAGTCACGACCTGCCACGGGGAACCCTCTGCCCCCTCagatttttaatgaagaaaaatactGCGGG aactACGAGGCCTTCTTCGACGCCAGAGAGGACAACGCTGTGTATGCATTTCTGGGTCTGACTGCTCCTCCAGGTTCGAAG GAAGCAGAGGCTCAAGCGAAGAAGGCGCAGCAGTAG